In a genomic window of Magnolia sinica isolate HGM2019 chromosome 14, MsV1, whole genome shotgun sequence:
- the LOC131224906 gene encoding uncharacterized protein LOC131224906, translating to MAKHLLSVLLVLMAFLITVNCYKPLKSCNPSGYLRGKAHKCNIQNYSDCCKAGKMYPQYHCSPPVTSNTGATMTINSFAPGGDGGAPSECDNKYHSDSEKVVALSTGWYNGGSRCLQNIKINANGRSVLAKVVDECDSMNGCDSDHDYQPPCPNNIVDASPAVWKALGIPESQIGDYDITWSDSCNPSGYLRGKAHKCNTQNHSDCCKAGKMYPQYHCSPPVTSNTGATMTINSFAPGGDGGAPSECDNKYHNDSEMVVALSTGWYNGGNRCLKNIKINANGQSILAKVVDECDSMNGCDSDHDYQPPCPNNIVDASPAVWKALGIPGSQIGDYDITWSDA from the exons ATGGCTAAGCATCTACTTTCAGTACTCCTAGTCCTTATGGCATTTCTCATCACAGTGAATTGCTACAAACCACTGAAATCATGCAATCCAAGTGGCTACTTACGCGGCAAGGCCCACAAATGCAACATCCAGAACTACTCCGACTGCTGCAAGGCGGGCAAGATGTATCCTCAGTATCATTGCTCACCTCCTGTTACAAGCAATACTGGTGCAACCATGACCATCAATAGCTTTGCCCCAGGGGGTGATGGTGGAGCACCTTCCGAGTGCGATAACAAATACCATAGCGATAGTGAAAAAGTCGTGGCCCTGTCTACAGGATGGTACAATGGCGGAAGCCGTTGCCTTCAGAACATCAAGATTAACGCCAATGGTCGGTCAGTGCTAGCTAAGGTTGTTGACGAGTGTGATTCGATGAATGGTTGTGATTCTGATCATGACTACCAACCACCTTGCCCCAACAACATAGTAGATGCCTCTCCTGCAGTGTGGAAGGCATTGGGCATCCCTGAATCGCAGATCGGTGACTATGATATCACGTGGTCTGAT TCATGCAATCCCAGTGGCTACTTACGCGGCAAGGCCCACAAATGCAACACCCAGAACCACTCCGACTGCTGCAAGGCGGGCAAGATGTATCCTCAGTACCATTGCTCTCCTCCTGTTACTAGCAATACTGGTGCGACCATGACCATCAATAGCTTCGCCCCAGGGGGTGATGGTGGGGCCCCTTCCGAGTGCGACAACAAATACCATAATGATAGTGAAATGGTTGTGGCCTTGTCTACGGGGTGGTACAATGGTGGTAACCGCTGCCTAAAGAACATAAAGATCAATGCCAATGGCCAATCCATATTGGCTAAGGTTGTTGATGAGTGTGATTCGATGAATGGTTGTGATTCAGATCATGACTACCAACCACCTTGCCCCAACAACATAGTAGATGCCTCTCCTGCGGTGTGGAAGGCATTGGGCATCCCCGGATCGCAGATCGGTGACTATGATATCACATGGTCCGATGCTTGA